One segment of Gadus chalcogrammus isolate NIFS_2021 chromosome 8, NIFS_Gcha_1.0, whole genome shotgun sequence DNA contains the following:
- the LOC130387675 gene encoding DET1- and DDB1-associated protein 1-like isoform X2: MDKADFLKGLPVYNKHNFSRFHADSVCKASNRRPSIYIPTREYPSEQIIVTEKTNILLRYLHQQWDKKNAGRKRDPDHAEGESAAPPRKMARTDSQELNNDAT, encoded by the exons ATGGATAAG GCAGACTTTCTGAAAGGATTACCTGTCTACAACAAACACAACTTCAGCAGATTCCATGCGGACTCTGTGTGCAAGGCTTCG AACCGACGACCATCGATTTACATCCCAACTCGCGAGTATCCTTCTGAACAAA TTATTGTCACGGAAAAAACAAATATCTTGCTACGATATCTTCATCAGCAGTGGGATAAAAAG AATGCAGGCAGGAAGCGGGACCCGGACCACGCAGAAGGGGAGAGCGCCGCGCCTCCTCGGAAGATGGCCAGAACAGACAGCCAGGAGCTGAACAACGATGCAACATGA
- the LOC130387675 gene encoding DET1- and DDB1-associated protein 1-like isoform X1 — protein sequence MDKADFLKGLPVYNKHNFSRFHADSVCKASNRRPSIYIPTREYPSEQIIVTEKTNILLRYLHQQWDKKQNAGRKRDPDHAEGESAAPPRKMARTDSQELNNDAT from the exons ATGGATAAG GCAGACTTTCTGAAAGGATTACCTGTCTACAACAAACACAACTTCAGCAGATTCCATGCGGACTCTGTGTGCAAGGCTTCG AACCGACGACCATCGATTTACATCCCAACTCGCGAGTATCCTTCTGAACAAA TTATTGTCACGGAAAAAACAAATATCTTGCTACGATATCTTCATCAGCAGTGGGATAAAAAG CAGAATGCAGGCAGGAAGCGGGACCCGGACCACGCAGAAGGGGAGAGCGCCGCGCCTCCTCGGAAGATGGCCAGAACAGACAGCCAGGAGCTGAACAACGATGCAACATGA